Proteins from a single region of Candidatus Eisenbacteria bacterium:
- a CDS encoding alkaline phosphatase family protein: protein MPKVLIIGLDGATWTVLEPWARAGRMPRLAALMDRGTWGPLRSTIPALTMPSWSSFVTGKNPGGHGIYAFTRTAPHAYEPGGIANAAHLRSATLWDHLGQAGRSVGVINVPPSYPLRPVNGYVVGCMLTPPGERFTEPAEIATELDGYQIDLKAPRQLRANMTTYAERSTTYLSALCTMTQRRADAVVRLMVRHPTDVVCVVFYSPDRVQHNFWDELDDRPRSGDDARVRRAVEEVYSSLDAALGRVIDASGPDATVILASDHGFVPKPAQSVRINRWLADHGLLAEHRLWTLRRKVIRSLPEAWRGRWDTLDHIQVRRPATAAWAETLDNATAGIWVHLRGRYPLGCVEPGAAYEAVRTRIVDGLGALRDGAGRPVFRSVLRREDQYHGPFVDEAPDVMAVCNPGFGVLNYSLRRDLRSRELFGFFDEAGFTGTHDPAGIYLFAGASVRALGRHDEYPIESIAPTVLYLLDVPIPRSMDGPVCTSVLDPQLVATTPPVYTDVEAEARSAATWASAEDEAHVAEHLRSLGYME, encoded by the coding sequence GTGCCCAAGGTCCTCATCATCGGTCTCGACGGCGCCACCTGGACGGTGCTCGAGCCCTGGGCTCGGGCCGGGCGCATGCCGCGCCTCGCGGCGTTGATGGACCGCGGTACCTGGGGACCGCTGCGCTCGACGATCCCGGCGCTCACGATGCCGTCGTGGTCGTCGTTCGTGACCGGCAAGAACCCGGGCGGGCACGGGATCTACGCGTTCACGCGCACGGCGCCGCATGCCTACGAGCCCGGCGGGATCGCGAACGCGGCCCACCTGCGGTCGGCGACGCTGTGGGATCATCTGGGCCAGGCCGGGCGGAGCGTCGGCGTGATCAACGTGCCGCCGTCGTATCCTCTGCGTCCGGTGAACGGCTACGTGGTCGGCTGCATGCTGACGCCGCCCGGTGAGCGCTTCACCGAGCCGGCCGAGATCGCGACCGAGCTCGACGGCTATCAGATCGACCTCAAGGCGCCGCGCCAGCTGCGCGCGAACATGACGACGTACGCGGAGCGCTCGACGACGTACCTGTCCGCGCTATGTACCATGACGCAGCGGCGCGCCGACGCGGTCGTGCGACTGATGGTTCGGCATCCCACCGACGTCGTCTGCGTCGTCTTCTATTCGCCCGATCGCGTCCAGCACAACTTCTGGGACGAGCTCGACGATCGGCCGCGCAGCGGCGACGACGCGCGCGTGCGTCGCGCGGTGGAGGAGGTGTACTCGAGCCTCGATGCGGCGCTCGGACGGGTGATCGACGCTTCCGGGCCCGATGCGACCGTGATCCTCGCTTCCGACCATGGGTTCGTGCCGAAGCCGGCGCAGAGCGTGCGCATCAACCGCTGGCTCGCCGACCATGGCCTGCTCGCCGAACACCGTCTCTGGACACTGCGGCGAAAGGTGATCCGCAGCCTCCCCGAGGCCTGGCGGGGGCGCTGGGACACGCTCGACCACATCCAGGTGCGCCGTCCGGCGACCGCCGCATGGGCCGAGACGCTCGACAACGCGACCGCGGGGATCTGGGTCCACCTGCGCGGCCGCTACCCGCTCGGCTGCGTCGAGCCCGGCGCCGCCTACGAAGCCGTCCGCACCCGCATCGTCGACGGCCTGGGCGCGCTGCGCGACGGCGCGGGACGTCCGGTTTTTCGCAGCGTCCTGCGGCGCGAGGACCAGTACCACGGTCCGTTCGTCGACGAGGCGCCGGACGTCATGGCCGTCTGCAACCCCGGCTTCGGGGTCCTCAACTACAGTCTCCGCCGCGACCTGCGCAGCCGCGAGCTCTTCGGATTCTTCGACGAGGCGGGCTTCACGGGGACGCACGATCCCGCCGGGATCTACCTGTTCGCCGGGGCGAGCGTGCGCGCGCTCGGCCGGCACGACGAATACCCGATCGAGTCGATCGCACCCACGGTGCTGTATCTGCTCGACGTCCCGATCCCGCGCAGCATGGACGGTCCCGTATGCACGAGCGTGCTCGATCCGCAGCTCGTCGCGACGACGCCGCCCGTCTACACCGACGTCGAGGCCGAGGCGCGATCGGCCGCCACGTGGGCGTCGGCCGAGGACGAGGCGCACGTCGCCGAGCACCTGCGGTCCCTCGGCTACATGGAGTGA
- a CDS encoding alkaline phosphatase family protein: MTKPSVLMVGLDGAGWRLLEPWARAKRLPHLASLMERGAWGALRSTIPALTLPAWSSFMTGRNPGGHGVYAFRRLAPDRYDGRGLASAADLHGPTLWDVIGAAGRRVGVVNVPPSYPLRPVNGFMVGCMLTPPGVAFTHPPELTGELGDYVIDTKTPRDLRPENPVFRTRALEYAAALRRQTERRTAACVHLMRAHPVDAFCVVFYAPDRLQHYFWNRLQPEEGVRPEPDQEIDAALAATYAAVDDAIGALVAEAGPQANVVLLSDHGFTHSPRRSVRINRWLADAGLLAQRPLWTLRRKVIRKALPKTWRARYDTLDHILVNRARTQAWSDTIFTNTAAIWVHAAGRYPLGCVAPGAPYEAVRDRIKTGLEALRDEGGARVFRGVFRREEIYSGPYVDAAPDLVAECEPDFGIVYESLRRDLRERTLFGPFREEGYTGTHDPEGLYLFAGPAIDAHGRDREYPIESIAPTVLHLLGLAVPRSMEGPVCASVLRADHRAAHPIEYTDVETAGVEATGEWGSAEAEAQIAEHLKGLGYME, translated from the coding sequence GTGACGAAGCCCAGCGTCCTCATGGTCGGGCTCGACGGGGCAGGGTGGCGGCTCCTCGAGCCGTGGGCGCGGGCGAAGCGTCTTCCCCACCTGGCGTCGTTGATGGAGCGCGGAGCGTGGGGAGCGCTTCGCTCGACGATCCCCGCGCTGACGCTGCCGGCGTGGTCGTCGTTCATGACCGGACGCAATCCGGGCGGTCACGGGGTGTACGCGTTCCGCCGTCTGGCGCCCGATCGCTACGACGGTCGAGGGCTCGCGAGCGCCGCCGATCTCCACGGGCCGACACTGTGGGACGTGATCGGTGCGGCCGGACGGCGCGTGGGCGTCGTCAACGTCCCGCCGTCGTATCCGCTCCGTCCGGTGAACGGATTCATGGTGGGCTGCATGCTGACGCCGCCCGGCGTCGCGTTCACCCATCCGCCGGAGCTGACCGGGGAGCTCGGCGACTACGTGATCGACACGAAGACGCCGCGCGACCTCCGCCCCGAGAACCCCGTCTTCCGGACGCGCGCCCTCGAGTACGCAGCCGCGCTCCGGCGACAGACCGAGCGGCGCACGGCGGCGTGCGTGCACCTCATGCGCGCGCATCCCGTCGACGCGTTCTGTGTCGTCTTCTACGCCCCCGATCGCCTGCAGCACTACTTCTGGAACCGGCTCCAACCGGAAGAGGGGGTTCGTCCCGAGCCCGACCAGGAGATCGACGCTGCACTCGCCGCCACCTACGCCGCGGTCGACGACGCGATCGGGGCGCTCGTCGCCGAGGCCGGGCCGCAAGCGAACGTCGTCCTGCTCTCCGACCACGGCTTCACGCACAGCCCGCGGCGATCGGTGCGCATCAACCGATGGCTCGCCGATGCGGGCCTGCTGGCGCAACGTCCTCTCTGGACGCTCCGGCGCAAGGTGATCCGGAAGGCCCTGCCGAAGACCTGGCGCGCACGCTACGACACGCTGGACCACATTCTCGTGAATCGTGCTCGCACCCAGGCGTGGAGCGACACGATCTTCACCAACACCGCCGCCATCTGGGTGCACGCGGCCGGCCGCTATCCACTCGGCTGCGTGGCGCCCGGTGCGCCCTACGAGGCCGTGCGTGATCGGATCAAGACGGGGCTCGAGGCACTCCGCGACGAGGGCGGCGCGCGTGTCTTCCGCGGCGTCTTCCGTCGCGAGGAGATCTACTCGGGACCCTACGTCGACGCGGCGCCCGACCTCGTGGCGGAGTGCGAGCCGGACTTCGGCATCGTCTACGAGAGCCTGCGACGCGATCTGCGCGAGCGGACGCTCTTCGGGCCGTTCCGAGAGGAGGGATACACGGGGACGCACGACCCCGAGGGGCTCTATCTATTCGCGGGCCCGGCGATCGACGCCCACGGGCGGGATCGCGAGTATCCCATCGAGTCGATTGCGCCGACCGTGCTCCACCTGCTCGGGCTCGCGGTGCCCCGCAGCATGGAGGGACCCGTGTGCGCGTCGGTCCTGCGCGCCGACCATCGCGCCGCGCATCCGATCGAGTACACGGACGTCGAGACGGCCGGCGTCGAGGCGACCGGAGAGTGGGGGTCGGCCGAGGCCGAGGCGCAGATCGCCGAGCACCTGAAGGGCCTCGGCTACATGGAGTAG
- a CDS encoding sulfatase: protein MLGRRLAAILIACAAWSPALAAPPSVVFILLDTTRADRLGAWGNPRPTSPTLDRLATDGALFERHFANSHATRPSMPQLMSGRYYHVNILGSFQTDAHPREMSFARPDPTATLLPAALRSAGYVTEAVSAHTWVVADSPFGRTFDHFELLPFTAEQGHGDAKPLVDRAVALWRERDRSRPLFLYLHFMDMHIPRTLPEGGLRFPVPGDEARRFRPNGEPDFGRDRRRWNRNDARDFTGLDRAYYTAVYDTRIQYADEQIARLVAAIRADDPELRDTIIVVTADHGEELAEDGYIEHSDTLADGVQHVPWIVAGGRVARGQRCDTMSEHVDVVPSLLRLLDVPLPAGVVVDGQARLDPSGRLARPCGEVAAYYAWEEYQAVRTHHFLLEERTPDTFGARCEGAERLYHMDGPRRRPVDGPHRERRLARLRAEIQARLAARDRAYRTSRYDVPTRPFLLRTDFWQMHSPPIPRCVRVDEDTAAAAFDPAGWLWTGRGVTIFEGVSTSPLRISLGVPAGVYRVEAASTPIGPRPWLWGYARWRRKSFLSEEPSEFVPVGTIDASAGVAEVTLAPEVASGHHVLGLRLSPPGTTAAPAAVDQGQRERLKALGYVQ from the coding sequence ATGCTCGGGCGGCGCCTCGCGGCGATACTGATCGCGTGCGCCGCGTGGAGCCCCGCGCTCGCGGCGCCGCCGTCGGTCGTGTTCATCCTGCTCGACACGACGCGCGCCGATCGGCTGGGCGCGTGGGGAAACCCGCGTCCGACGTCGCCCACCCTGGATCGGCTGGCGACCGACGGCGCGCTCTTCGAACGCCACTTTGCGAACTCGCACGCAACGCGCCCCTCGATGCCGCAGCTCATGAGCGGGCGCTACTACCACGTGAACATCCTGGGGTCCTTTCAGACCGACGCGCACCCGCGCGAGATGTCGTTCGCGCGCCCGGACCCGACCGCGACGCTCCTGCCCGCTGCGCTCCGGAGCGCCGGCTACGTGACGGAGGCGGTGAGCGCGCACACATGGGTGGTGGCGGACAGCCCCTTCGGGCGCACCTTCGATCACTTCGAGCTGCTCCCGTTCACCGCCGAGCAGGGCCACGGCGACGCCAAGCCGCTGGTCGACCGCGCCGTCGCGCTCTGGCGCGAGCGGGACCGGAGCCGTCCCCTCTTCCTGTACCTCCACTTCATGGACATGCACATTCCCCGGACGCTGCCGGAGGGAGGTCTGCGGTTCCCGGTTCCGGGCGACGAGGCGCGTCGCTTTCGACCCAACGGCGAGCCCGACTTCGGTCGTGATCGGCGGCGCTGGAACCGCAACGACGCGCGCGACTTCACAGGCCTCGACCGCGCCTACTACACGGCCGTCTACGACACACGCATCCAGTACGCCGACGAGCAGATCGCCCGGCTGGTGGCCGCGATCCGCGCCGACGATCCGGAGCTGCGCGACACGATCATCGTCGTCACCGCCGATCATGGCGAGGAGCTCGCCGAAGACGGCTACATCGAGCACAGCGACACGCTCGCCGACGGCGTGCAGCACGTGCCCTGGATCGTCGCGGGCGGTCGCGTCGCGCGCGGCCAACGCTGCGACACGATGAGCGAGCACGTCGACGTCGTGCCGTCGTTGCTGCGTCTCCTCGACGTGCCCCTGCCGGCGGGCGTCGTCGTCGACGGGCAGGCGCGGCTCGACCCGAGCGGCCGGCTCGCGCGACCGTGCGGCGAGGTCGCGGCGTACTACGCGTGGGAGGAGTACCAGGCCGTCCGGACGCATCACTTCCTGCTCGAGGAGCGAACGCCGGACACCTTCGGCGCGCGCTGCGAGGGCGCCGAACGGCTCTACCACATGGACGGCCCGCGCAGACGGCCCGTCGATGGACCGCACCGGGAGCGGCGCCTGGCGCGCCTTCGCGCGGAGATCCAGGCGCGTCTCGCCGCTCGCGACCGTGCGTATCGCACGAGTCGATACGACGTCCCGACCAGACCGTTCCTGCTGCGCACCGACTTCTGGCAGATGCACAGCCCACCCATCCCGCGTTGCGTGCGAGTCGACGAGGACACTGCGGCGGCAGCGTTCGATCCCGCGGGCTGGCTCTGGACCGGCCGCGGCGTCACCATCTTCGAGGGCGTCTCGACGTCCCCACTCCGGATCTCGCTCGGCGTGCCGGCCGGCGTATACCGCGTGGAGGCCGCCAGCACGCCGATCGGCCCGCGCCCATGGCTCTGGGGCTATGCGCGATGGCGGCGGAAGTCGTTCCTCTCCGAGGAGCCGTCGGAGTTCGTGCCCGTCGGCACGATC